The Bradyrhizobium oligotrophicum S58 genome contains the following window.
GGATGTGGTTGCCGGAGACGACGCCGACGGGCACGCCCAGGAACGGATCGTTGACGTCGAACGCGCTGCGGAAAGTGGCGTCGATGAAGGTGTAGTTGGCGTAGGCCGTCCACCGGTTCCAGGCGAGGTCGAGCTTGGCTTCCACACCCTGGCGCAGGGTGTTGCCGGCGTTCTTGAAATAGCCGCGCACGGGGTTGGCCGGATCGACGACCTGGATGATGTCGTCGGAATTCTCGGTGCGGAACAAGCTAAGGCCCCAGCGCAGCCGCCAGCCGTCATCGACGGCCGCTGCCTTGACCGGCGCCTTACGATAGGGCGGGGGCGCCGCGGCATAGGCCGAGCCGCCACCCGAGATTTCCCCGCGCAGGCCGCCTTCGACGGTGCGCGACACCACCTGCTTGAGCGGCGGATCCGCGATCAGGAAGTTGTCGATCAGGCATGGATTGGCCGGATCGGAGCAGCCCAGCTCAAGCGGCGTCGGCGCGCGGTTGGCTTCGGAGTAGCCGGCATAGGCGGTCATGTTCGGCGTGATCTTGTAGGTCAGACCGACCACCGGATTGAAGCGCTGGAAGTTGTTGTCGCTGTTCAGCAGTGGGGCGAAGCCGGTCTGGTCGCGCAGATTGATCTGGGCCCAGTTGAAACGGCCGCCGGCCGTCAAGGCCAGCTGCGAGGTGATGTCGAAGGTGTTGGTCGCGTAGACGCCGAGATAGGTGTTCTTGGCGTTCAGGTTGACCGGGGCGAGGCCGGCGTTGGGCTGATCGATATAGACGCCGAGGCCGGTGACGAACAGGTTGTTGTCGATGGTGCCGAGCTCGGACGTCGCCTGGAAGTTGGTGTTGCCGTGGTCGACGCTGGCGCCGACGACGAAATGGTTGTCATGGCCGAACAACTGCGTCGTCGAGGTCGCCTGCAGCGAGCCGCCATAGCTGTCGGTCTTTACGGTGTTGCGATCGATCTGGCCGAGCGCAGCGTCGCCGGCCAGCGTGTTGGCGACCGGGCCATTGCGGTTGATGCCCCATGGGGTGCCGGCAGCGTCCTGGAGGACGAAGAAGCCGCCGCCATCGTCCTGCACCTCGGTGCCGTTGCCGTCGATGCGCGACGACTTGTAGTTGCGGTAGTAGCCGTTGGCCTGGACCGACAGCGTGTCGGTCGGCGCCCACTTCAGGCTGGCCTGCACCATCTGCATCTGCAGGCGCAGCGACTGCGGCCAAGTGTAGACGCTGGACCAGCGCTGGTTCAGCATCTCGATGGGCGTCGCCGCCACCGAGCCGAGCTTGTTGTCAGCGCCGGTGAAGGACAGATGGAATTCGGCGGTGTCGCCGCGCGCGCCGAAATCGGCATACATGCGCCGGATCTGCGAGGCCGACGAGTAGTCGCGCCAGCCGCGGTCATAGGCGCCTTCCGCCGCGATATAGGCCGAATAGGTGCCGTTGTTCCAACCGTATTGCGCGCCCGACTGGAGCCGGCCGAACGAGCCCCCGAACAGCTGCGTTTCTGCGCCCTGATAGGTAAAGCCGTTCTTCATCTCGATCGAGAGCGCGCCGCCGGTGGC
Protein-coding sequences here:
- a CDS encoding TonB-dependent receptor, which produces MTRLSALKSALLATCALLPTAAFAQQTLQTIEVVGVSPVQGSEIAKDKIPSNVETIGARELDHSRAPSLLDGILQSVPGVSLSDQTGNAFQRDLNYRGQTASPVLGTPQGIAVYQNGTRINEAFGDVVNWDLIPEMAIARMTLMPNNPLFGLNATGGALSIEMKNGFTYQGAETQLFGGSFGRLQSGAQYGWNNGTYSAYIAAEGAYDRGWRDYSSASQIRRMYADFGARGDTAEFHLSFTGADNKLGSVAATPIEMLNQRWSSVYTWPQSLRLQMQMVQASLKWAPTDTLSVQANGYYRNYKSSRIDGNGTEVQDDGGGFFVLQDAAGTPWGINRNGPVANTLAGDAALGQIDRNTVKTDSYGGSLQATSTTQLFGHDNHFVVGASVDHGNTNFQATSELGTIDNNLFVTGLGVYIDQPNAGLAPVNLNAKNTYLGVYATNTFDITSQLALTAGGRFNWAQINLRDQTGFAPLLNSDNNFQRFNPVVGLTYKITPNMTAYAGYSEANRAPTPLELGCSDPANPCLIDNFLIADPPLKQVVSRTVEGGLRGEISGGGSAYAAAPPPYRKAPVKAAAVDDGWRLRWGLSLFRTENSDDIIQVVDPANPVRGYFKNAGNTLRQGVEAKLDLAWNRWTAYANYTFIDATFRSAFDVNDPFLGVPVGVVSGNHIPGIPAHRLKLGAEYAVTDDWKVGASVNYVGSQYLLHDETNVYPKVPAYWVVNVNTSYQVTKNVEVFGLVQNLFNQRYYSAGTVFDPAGFNTAGGGTAFALNDPRSMVPGMPLAAYAGIRAKF